In Saprospiraceae bacterium, the sequence CTTTGGAAAATAATACAAGGCATCCCCGTCGGTATGAGCATGATCCACATGAAAGATCACTATATCCTCTCCATTGAGATGCACATTGAGTCCATCTGCGAAGGTGATGACCGGCCAGGCTGCTTCAGGGGCCGCTTTTTGAGGTTGCGTAAAATTGATGATGCGTTGATCTGCGGTGAGGCGAGCCCGGACATTGTCATGAGCGATGATGGTAGCCCCCATTTTGCCGAAGTTTTCATTGCCTCCGGTATGATCTCCATGATAGTGGGTATTAAACAAAAATTTAATTGGACCAGGCTGGATTGCCTGGGCAGCTGCATTAATCTTTTGAGATAAAGGCGCAAACTGGTCGTCGATCAGGATGTTTCCATCTTTCCCGGAGAGCAACATCATATTGCCTGCACCCGACCATTGCAGCAGGTGCATATGATCATTGATTTTGAGGGTGGTGATGGTGGCATCATCCATATTGGCTTGAGCTAAGAGTAATTGGCTGAAGCACAGTAGAGCAAGGAAAAGGAAAGATTTCATGGGATTAAAATTAAGAAAAGTAATGCAAGTTGAAGTAGTAATAAAGTTACTTCGTGGCCAAAATTTATTATTCGTAAAAGTATCTAGGTTAAACTAGTTCTTCGTTCAGGTGTTCCACCGCTGACCTCCATGGGCAAGCCGTGTAGTTTGGCGAGCAGCTCCAGAAAAATGAATAAAAGTAGATGGTGCAAATGCTATTCTATATCGGGACTTAAGGTAGATCCTGAATAACTTTTTGATTTGACAATGTAATTTTTTAGTAATATTATAAAAAGTTTGTTATGAAAATCCTATATACGAGCTTTATTGTTTTTTGGTTCTCCTGTACCCTTATCAAAAAAAATGAACCGACTCTGAAAGTGTCGCCCATGACCCTTTGTGGTACACTGACTTCTGACATGGATTGGTACGCTACACATCAGCATGCACCCCTATTGGAAGGTTTGGGCAGTTTAAATTACAAAATAACCACAGCCAACCCTTTAGTTCAACAATATTTTAACCAGGGACTAAAATTGGCTTATGCATTTAATCATGCAGAAGCAGCAAGATCATTTTATACTGCGATACAGATAGATTCAACTTGCGCTATGTGTCATTGGGGATTTGCATATGTATTGGGTCCAAATTATAATGCAGGGATGGAACCTGATAATTATACCAGGGCCTATGCTGCCGTACAAAAAGCCATACAGTGGTCTGGCGATGTATCCAAAAAAGAAAAAGAATTAATAACAGCACTGTCCAGCCGCTACGTAAAAGAACCGGTAGAGAATAGGTATTCATTGGATAGCACTTACTCCCGGGAGTTGACAAAACTCTTTGCAATCTATCCGAACGACCCGGAGATAGCTGCACTTTATGTAGAATCCATTCTTGACCTGCATCCCTGGGATCTTTGGGATAAACAAGGGCAACCAAAAGCATGGACCCCGGAGATCATAAGTATCCTGGAGAATCTACTCAAACAATTTCCAGATCATCCAGGACTCAATCACTTTTATATTCATGCCGTCGAAGCATCTAATCAACCTGAGAAAGGATTGAAAAGCGCAAACCTTTTTGACCAGGGGTTGATGCCTGGAGCCGGACACCTTGTCCACATGCCATCTCATATATATATTCGGACCGGTGACTATCACCAGGGGTCTTTGGCTAATATCAATGCTGTAAAAATCGACAGCCAGTATGTGGAGACCTGTCATGCTCTGGGTATTTATCCGCTGGCTTACTTTCCTCATAATTTTCATTTTTTGGCAGCGACTGCTACCTTTGAAGGCAATAGAGACTGGGCTCTGATGGGAGCAGAAAAAGTTAGAGCCCATGCTAACACCGCATTGATGAAGGACCCCAATTGGGCAACCTTACAACATTATTACCTGATACCTTATTTTGTCAAAGTCAAATTTGGGTTATGGGATTCTATTCTTGCCACACCGGAATCAAACGACTCTTTGGCCTATATCAAATCGATTCGGAGTTTTGCCCGGGGCATGGCTTTCCTGGGCAAGGGAGACCTGGTAAACGCAAAAGCTGAATTGACTCAAATTGAAACTACATCGACAGATTCCACCCTGATCGAATTAACCATTTGGGGGATCAACTCGGTAAAAGAAATTGTAGACATTGCTGCCCATATTTTAAAGGGTGAGATATTGGCAAAAGAAGGTGATTTTGCAAGCAGCATCAAACTCCTTCGGGAAGCTGTAGCGATGGAAGATCAATTAAATTACAATGAACCACCTGATTGGTTCTTTTCTGTAAGGCATCACCTGGGTGCTGTTCTTTTGGAAAATAAAAACTATGAGGAGGCGATCAAAGTATATCAGGAGGATTTAAAATGGCTGCCAAAAAATGGATGGGCTCAACATGGACTGAAAAAAGCTTATACCGAACTTAAGGATGTGAAATCGCTGAATACAATTATAAATGAACTTCAACAAAGTTGGAAATATGCAGATATCCATTTGCAGACTTCCAGAATATTATAATTTGAACCCCGTACTCATATTATTTGATCATATACACTCCTTCAATTCCTTCTCGGTGTATGCCAGGCCATGCGCCTTCAACACTTCATCAGGTACTCCGGCCCACTGGTTAGGCACATTGCCTTTATACTGAAGGTCTTTGACACCCATGGCGGAGGTATAAAATCCGGTAGCTGTCAGATTGCGCATAAGGTTAAAAAAACTTACTCCTTGAGACATAGCTGGTTTGGCTTTGGCAGGATAAGCTATCTGATCGACTAACTCCAATTGTTGAGCCGCAGTGCAATCTTTAAAAGGTTTTTGATACTGACGCAGGCATTGCAAGTCCAGCCAGCGCAAGCCACCCCGCATAGGCACCTGGTGATTGGGCTGATCTTTGACTATAAACTCAATAAAATCAGGTACTCCTGCTTCTGTAGCACTTCCACTGCTTTCGTCTTTAGGAATGATGATATCTGATAATATGGCGATGGTGGCCATTTCGTCCGCCGTAAAAAAAGTTTTAGAAATGACTTCTTTGTATCTAGCTAATTCTTCAGGTTGTCGAGCCGGACCTGCGGCCTTCATCAGATCTCCATCGGTAGCAACATTCGTATCGACCTTTTTGTCTTCGACTTTACAAGACTGGACCAATGCAGCAGCGGACAATCCGCCAAGCGCTAAGGTTTTTAATGATTCTCTTCTTTTCATGTTAGCTATTTATTTGAGCGTTATACTTTGTATTTAAACTTTGAATTTGAACTTCAGACCCTAAATCTCCTTCTTTTTCATTTGATCCACGATATACTCAGAGGTGCGCATGGCCAGGGCCAATATCGTCCAGGTTGGGTTTTTATCGCCCTGCTGGACGAATGGGCTTGCGTCAGCGACAAAAATATTTTTACAATCATGTGCCTGGCAGTTGCGATTCAAAGGTCCTTTCTTAGGATCGTCCATCATACGAACGGTACCAACTTCATGGATAATGCGGCCGGGGGCAGCGAGGCCCCAATCATTAGCGGCAGAATCAATACCGAAAGTGATGGTAGCGCCCAAATTGGTAAGTATTTCATGAAAGGTATCTTGCATGTGTTTCGCTTGTTTCACTTCGTAGTCCGTCCATTTATAATTAAATCGAAGCACCGGTATACCATATTTGTCCACAGTATTTGGATCTATTTCACAATAATTGCCTTCACGTGCAATGGATTCTCCGCGGCCTGACATACCCACGCTCGCTCCATAGAAGTTTCGATAATCTTGTTTGAGTGCGGCACCATATCCTCCGGCTTCTTTTGGTTTGCCATCTTTAGTCAGTTTTCCATTGAGCCCTTCGAGGCCCCAGCCAAATCCATAACCTGGCATAGACAGCCCCCCCCAATATTCGATATGGTATCCACGGGGAAAATCAAGTTTTTTATTATCTCCCCACCAGGGTGAATAGATATGTGCCCCTCCGACTCCATCTTCATTGTATCTCGGATGATCCATGAGTTTAGGGAATACTCCACCCATATCCTTACCGGTAGAGTCATGAAGGTATTTTCCGACCATTCCACTTGAATTGGCTAAGCCATTGGAGTGTCGGCTTGATTTTGAATTCAATAATAATCTTGCAGATTCGCAGGCACTCGCTGCCAGAACTACTGATCTGGCTTTGATATGATACTCCTGCATCGTATTGCGATCAACATAGGAGATGCCGCTAGCCAGTCCTTCATCATTGGTGGTGACTTCACGAGCCATCGCATTGCAGATCAATTCTACATTTTTATTTTTGAGTGCCGGGATCACCAGGCAGGAGGAAGAAGAAAAATCAGCATAATATTGGCATGCCCTGTTGCATTGGCCACAATACACACAGACACCCCGATCGTCATTGATTTTTTTGGTGAGCATTGACAGCCTGGAGGGAATGACATTGACGCCTGATTTGATCGCTGCATTTTT encodes:
- a CDS encoding MBL fold metallo-hydrolase; the encoded protein is MKSFLFLALLCFSQLLLAQANMDDATITTLKINDHMHLLQWSGAGNMMLLSGKDGNILIDDQFAPLSQKINAAAQAIQPGPIKFLFNTHYHGDHTGGNENFGKMGATIIAHDNVRARLTADQRIINFTQPQKAAPEAAWPVITFADGLNVHLNGEDIVIFHVDHAHTDGDALYYFPKSNVLHTGDCFMKGRFPFIDRNSGGSVDGWLSGVSRAITMIDDETVIIPGHGDLANKKDYREVRDAVMSIRDAVKMKIKAGMDLDQIKTAKITSALDATMGSGFIKSDAFITTIYNELTGEK
- a CDS encoding gluconate 2-dehydrogenase subunit 3 family protein; translated protein: MKRRESLKTLALGGLSAAALVQSCKVEDKKVDTNVATDGDLMKAAGPARQPEELARYKEVISKTFFTADEMATIAILSDIIIPKDESSGSATEAGVPDFIEFIVKDQPNHQVPMRGGLRWLDLQCLRQYQKPFKDCTAAQQLELVDQIAYPAKAKPAMSQGVSFFNLMRNLTATGFYTSAMGVKDLQYKGNVPNQWAGVPDEVLKAHGLAYTEKELKECI
- a CDS encoding GMC family oxidoreductase; the protein is MQSIQIKENPVEYDVVIVGSGAGGGMVTNMLGNAGLKVCLLEAGPMYDPKKDITQFKWNWESPRRGAGTKIRPFGDMDACLGGWEIEGEPYTQKNGSQFDWWRARMMGGRTNHWGRISLRFGPTDFKHRSKDGLGDDWPISYDEVKPYYDRVDQMLGVFGTNEGLPNDPDGFFLPPPKPRLHELYLKNAAIKSGVNVIPSRLSMLTKKINDDRGVCVYCGQCNRACQYYADFSSSSCLVIPALKNKNVELICNAMAREVTTNDEGLASGISYVDRNTMQEYHIKARSVVLAASACESARLLLNSKSSRHSNGLANSSGMVGKYLHDSTGKDMGGVFPKLMDHPRYNEDGVGGAHIYSPWWGDNKKLDFPRGYHIEYWGGLSMPGYGFGWGLEGLNGKLTKDGKPKEAGGYGAALKQDYRNFYGASVGMSGRGESIAREGNYCEIDPNTVDKYGIPVLRFNYKWTDYEVKQAKHMQDTFHEILTNLGATITFGIDSAANDWGLAAPGRIIHEVGTVRMMDDPKKGPLNRNCQAHDCKNIFVADASPFVQQGDKNPTWTILALAMRTSEYIVDQMKKKEI